In Zingiber officinale cultivar Zhangliang chromosome 1A, Zo_v1.1, whole genome shotgun sequence, a genomic segment contains:
- the LOC122000132 gene encoding calcium-binding protein CML37-like → MAIKPSGYAGGKALVEDVVTVDEFKEWLRRFDVDKDGRISGEELRRAITSIFGRLKGWSMGKRGIKYADANGDGFIGADEIDKLIEFARVQLALRIVCN, encoded by the coding sequence ATGGCCATCAAGCCCAGCGGATACGCCGGCGGCAAGGCCTTAGTTGAAGACGTCGTCACGGTGGATGAGTTCAAAGAGTGGCTGAGGAGGTTTGACGTCGACAAGGACGGTCGGATAAGCGGTGAGGAGCTGCGAAGGGCGATCACCAGCATCTTCGGGCGTCTCAAAGGATGGAGCATGGGGAAGCGAGGGATCAAGTATGCCGACGCCAACGGAGATGGCTTCATCGGCGCGGATGAGATCGACAAATTGATAGAGTTTGCTCGGGTGCAGTTGGCTCTCAGGATCGTGTGTAACTAA